A window from Hymenobacter volaticus encodes these proteins:
- the aspS gene encoding aspartate--tRNA ligase translates to MLRTHTCGELRPEHVGLTVTLCGWVQRTRDKGGILWVDLRDRYGLTQLALEDGVESNEVREQARQLGREFVLQVTGRVSERHSKNDKIPTGGIEIRVEKIDVLNPAKLPPFLIEDETDGGDDLRMKYRYLDLRRNTVRQNLMLRHRVAQATRRYLDGQDFIEVETPVLIKSTPEGARDFVVPSRMNPGEFYALPQSPQTFKQLLMVSGFDRYFQIVKCFRDEDLRADRQPEFTQIDCEMSFVEQEDILNTFEGLVQYLFREVKGVEIGTLPRMTYADAMRLYGNDKPDTRFGMPFVELNEVVKGHGFPVFEAAGLVVGICATGAATYTRKQLDELTDYVKRPQIGATGLVYARVEADGSVKSSVDKFYSQELLQQWKAAFNAQPGDLLLVLAGEPNKTRKALSELRLEMGSRLGLRDKDTFSALWVVDFPLLEFNEEEGRYFAMHHPFTSPKPEDIALLDSPDTIGDVRANAYDMVINGVEVGGGSIRIHDRTVQARMFSLLGFSDEEAKAQFGFLLDAFEYGAPPHGGIAFGFDRLCSLFGGADSIRDFIAFPKNNSGRDVMIDSPSPISELQLKELSIKTAVVGK, encoded by the coding sequence ATGCTCCGGACTCACACCTGCGGCGAATTGCGCCCCGAACACGTTGGTTTAACTGTTACACTCTGCGGCTGGGTGCAGCGCACCCGCGACAAAGGCGGTATTCTGTGGGTTGATCTGCGCGACCGGTACGGCCTGACGCAGTTGGCCCTGGAAGATGGCGTCGAATCAAATGAAGTGCGCGAACAAGCCCGCCAGCTCGGCCGCGAATTTGTGCTGCAAGTAACCGGCCGGGTGTCGGAACGCCATTCCAAAAACGATAAAATCCCGACTGGCGGCATCGAAATCCGCGTCGAGAAGATTGATGTGCTCAATCCGGCCAAGCTGCCGCCCTTCCTCATCGAAGACGAAACCGACGGCGGCGACGACCTGCGGATGAAATACCGCTACCTGGATTTGCGCCGCAACACGGTACGCCAGAACCTGATGCTGCGTCACCGCGTGGCCCAAGCCACCCGCCGCTACCTCGACGGCCAGGATTTCATTGAAGTGGAAACCCCCGTGCTCATCAAAAGCACGCCCGAAGGTGCCCGCGACTTTGTGGTGCCTTCCCGCATGAACCCCGGCGAATTCTACGCGCTGCCCCAAAGTCCCCAAACCTTCAAGCAGCTGCTGATGGTGTCGGGCTTCGACCGGTACTTTCAAATTGTAAAGTGCTTCCGCGACGAAGACCTACGCGCCGACCGCCAGCCCGAATTCACGCAGATTGACTGCGAAATGTCGTTTGTCGAGCAGGAAGACATCCTGAACACTTTCGAGGGGTTGGTGCAATACCTGTTCCGCGAGGTGAAAGGTGTGGAAATTGGCACACTGCCCCGCATGACCTACGCCGACGCCATGCGCCTCTACGGCAACGACAAGCCGGACACCCGTTTCGGAATGCCGTTTGTGGAACTGAACGAGGTAGTGAAAGGCCATGGCTTCCCCGTGTTCGAGGCGGCGGGTTTAGTGGTAGGCATCTGCGCCACCGGCGCGGCCACCTACACCCGCAAGCAACTCGATGAGCTAACCGATTACGTGAAGCGCCCGCAGATTGGTGCTACTGGCCTCGTGTATGCCCGCGTGGAAGCCGACGGCAGCGTGAAGTCGTCGGTTGATAAGTTTTACTCGCAGGAGTTGCTGCAACAGTGGAAAGCCGCTTTCAACGCGCAGCCCGGCGACTTGCTGCTGGTGCTGGCCGGTGAGCCCAACAAAACCCGCAAGGCTCTTTCGGAATTGCGTTTGGAAATGGGTTCTCGTCTCGGCCTGCGCGATAAAGACACGTTCTCGGCGCTGTGGGTGGTGGATTTCCCGCTGCTAGAATTCAACGAGGAAGAAGGTCGCTACTTCGCCATGCACCACCCTTTCACCTCGCCCAAGCCCGAAGACATAGCCCTGCTCGATTCGCCTGACACCATCGGCGATGTGCGCGCCAATGCCTACGACATGGTAATCAACGGGGTAGAAGTGGGCGGCGGCTCCATCCGTATCCATGACCGCACCGTGCAGGCCCGCATGTTCAGCCTCTTGGGTTTTTCCGATGAAGAGGCTAAAGCGCAGTTCGGCTTCCTGCTCGACGCCTTCGAGTACGGCGCTCCGCCCCACGGCGGCATTGCCTTCGGCTTCGACCGCCTGTGCAGCCTCTTCGGCGGCGCCGATTCCATCCGTGACTTCATCGCCTTCCCGAAAAACAACTCCGGCCGCGACGTAATGATTGATTCGCCCTCACCGATTTCGGAATTGCAGCTCAAAGAGTTGAGCATCAAGACGGCGGTAGTAGGGAAATAA
- a CDS encoding ABC transporter ATP-binding protein codes for MPLLIENLSKTYPNGTQALRNVTLTIPTGMFGLLGPNGAGKSSLMRTIATLQEPDSGSIMLDDLDVLREKDSVRRVLGYLPQEFGVYPRVSAEELLDHLAVLKGIGNAKERKEAVEALLQQTNLWEARKKNLGGYSGGMKQRFGIAQALLGNPRLIIVDEPTAGLDPAERNRFHNLLSEIGENIIVILSTHIVSDVSDLCRNMAIINKGQVLLAGDPLTVIEQLRGRVWRKLVEKTELAALQANHNVISSRLFAGKTVVHVLGEERPDSGFEEVNPDLEDVYFAQINGRKVVAAAEV; via the coding sequence ATGCCGCTACTTATCGAGAACTTATCGAAAACCTATCCGAACGGCACGCAGGCTCTGCGCAACGTGACCCTAACCATTCCGACCGGCATGTTCGGTCTGCTAGGACCCAACGGCGCGGGCAAAAGCAGTCTGATGCGCACCATTGCCACCTTACAGGAGCCCGATAGCGGCAGCATTATGCTCGATGATTTGGATGTGTTGCGCGAAAAAGATTCCGTTAGGCGCGTATTGGGCTACTTGCCACAGGAATTTGGGGTGTACCCCCGTGTATCGGCCGAGGAACTGCTCGACCACTTAGCCGTGCTCAAGGGTATCGGCAATGCCAAAGAACGTAAGGAAGCTGTAGAGGCGCTGCTTCAGCAAACCAATCTCTGGGAAGCTCGCAAGAAAAACCTGGGCGGCTACTCCGGCGGCATGAAGCAGCGCTTCGGCATTGCCCAGGCGCTGCTCGGGAACCCGCGCCTGATTATCGTGGATGAGCCTACGGCTGGCCTCGACCCGGCCGAGCGCAACCGCTTTCATAACCTGTTAAGCGAGATTGGCGAGAATATCATCGTGATTTTGAGCACGCACATCGTGAGCGACGTGTCGGATTTGTGCCGCAACATGGCCATCATCAACAAAGGCCAAGTGCTGCTCGCCGGCGACCCACTAACCGTAATTGAGCAGTTGCGCGGGCGGGTGTGGCGCAAGCTGGTGGAGAAAACCGAGCTGGCGGCTCTGCAAGCCAATCACAACGTTATCAGTTCCCGCTTGTTCGCCGGCAAAACGGTAGTGCACGTGCTGGGTGAAGAGCGGCCCGACAGCGGTTTCGAGGAAGTAAACCCGGACCTCGAAGACGTGTACTTCGCTCAGATCAACGGCCGGAAAGTAGTGGCCGCCGCGGAGGTATAA
- a CDS encoding response regulator produces the protein METATRVLIYEDNVDLRTSLSQLLSGSMGMELAGALGNCTQAEADMKRLRPDVVLMDIDMPGCTGIEGLRRIKAVAPEINVLMLTVFEENDRVFDAICAGADGYLLKKTSPVRLLDAIGEVRAGGAPMTPIIARQVLRLFPKVPPRRPTEESQANLSAREQEILGLLVEGYSYKMIAADRGISIDTVRSHIKKIYEKLHVRSMTEAVSKALREGLT, from the coding sequence ATGGAAACGGCTACCCGCGTACTGATTTACGAAGACAACGTTGACTTGCGGACTAGCCTGAGCCAGTTGTTGTCGGGCTCGATGGGAATGGAGCTGGCAGGAGCATTAGGCAACTGCACCCAAGCCGAAGCCGACATGAAGCGCCTCCGGCCCGACGTGGTGCTTATGGACATTGATATGCCGGGCTGCACGGGTATCGAGGGCTTGCGCCGCATCAAGGCGGTGGCTCCGGAGATTAATGTGCTCATGCTAACCGTATTCGAGGAAAACGACCGGGTATTTGATGCAATTTGCGCCGGCGCCGACGGGTATCTGTTGAAGAAAACTTCCCCCGTTCGCTTACTCGACGCTATCGGCGAAGTGCGGGCGGGCGGCGCCCCGATGACCCCCATCATTGCGCGGCAAGTACTTCGCCTATTCCCGAAAGTGCCACCCCGCCGCCCAACCGAAGAATCACAAGCCAACCTGAGCGCCCGGGAGCAGGAGATTTTAGGACTGCTGGTGGAAGGATACAGCTACAAGATGATAGCCGCCGACCGGGGCATTAGCATTGATACCGTCCGCTCGCACATCAAGAAAATCTACGAAAAACTGCACGTGCGCTCCATGACGGAAGCAGTGAGTAAAGCCCTTCGTGAGGGCCTCACATGA
- a CDS encoding autorepressor SdpR family transcription factor, with product MNALFKALNDPTRRAILELLREQPRTAGEIAEHFQFSKPTISHHLDLLRQADLVSSDKQGQFVTYTLNMTVMDELLGWLLQFKS from the coding sequence TTGAACGCCCTTTTTAAAGCCCTCAATGACCCCACACGGCGCGCCATTTTGGAACTGCTACGCGAGCAGCCACGCACGGCCGGGGAAATAGCCGAACACTTCCAGTTCTCAAAGCCCACTATCAGCCACCACCTCGACCTACTCCGCCAGGCCGACCTTGTATCCAGTGACAAGCAAGGCCAGTTCGTGACCTACACGCTCAACATGACCGTGATGGACGAACTGCTGGGGTGGCTACTGCAATTCAAATCATGA
- a CDS encoding ankyrin repeat domain-containing protein, which translates to MALCYFAAHPVTYVFWFAGFLSVLALAVAQHTKIGALALAATGLCLLLFPWLVLRYTSLQPSIEAGSAAHVHLLLLCGANPNELRQHDTPLIAAVRGCRADIVEELLRHGADPNGRSSAFMNSTPALFDAARMQCPMSMVGLLLRYGADPNQRNNGGETALFHAIRFGELENTRQLLQAGARINAKSKTGETPLDVARQVNYQALETLLRAPTAP; encoded by the coding sequence GTGGCACTTTGCTATTTCGCAGCCCATCCAGTCACATACGTTTTCTGGTTTGCAGGTTTTTTGAGTGTGCTGGCGCTTGCCGTTGCTCAGCACACAAAAATTGGAGCTTTAGCCTTGGCTGCTACGGGCCTATGCTTGCTTTTATTTCCCTGGCTCGTGCTGCGTTATACGAGCTTGCAACCTTCTATTGAGGCAGGCAGTGCCGCGCATGTACATTTGTTGCTGCTATGCGGGGCTAATCCTAACGAACTTCGTCAGCACGACACTCCATTGATAGCGGCCGTGCGAGGCTGCCGAGCTGATATTGTGGAAGAATTGCTGCGCCACGGTGCCGATCCTAATGGCCGCAGCAGTGCCTTCATGAACTCCACCCCTGCGCTCTTCGACGCAGCGCGTATGCAGTGCCCTATGTCTATGGTAGGTTTGCTATTGCGATATGGCGCTGATCCAAACCAACGTAATAATGGCGGGGAAACTGCTCTATTTCATGCCATACGTTTCGGGGAGTTAGAAAATACGCGCCAGCTTTTACAGGCGGGGGCACGTATCAATGCAAAGAGCAAGACAGGCGAAACGCCCTTAGACGTTGCTCGTCAAGTTAACTATCAAGCACTCGAAACTCTTCTGCGTGCACCAACCGCGCCCTAA
- a CDS encoding SdpI family protein: protein MKTFFSIWHLLTLLALMLPVVYLLYTWNALPAQIPTHFDISGNANGYTDKANIWVVCVFLPLSTYLLFLFIPRFDPKQRLDANNPNYHKLMLAFVGLLSGISVYCLYVALHPAVKPGQGMAVVLGLFFALVGNYLTTVQPNYFVGFKTPWALEFPRIWARVHRLGGRLFFASGLLSAVLALLFPVQMATVVLLVGAFASVAVVYWYSYWLYKKEMQAVQAE, encoded by the coding sequence ATGAAAACTTTCTTCTCTATATGGCATTTACTTACGCTATTGGCGCTCATGCTGCCTGTGGTGTATTTGCTGTACACTTGGAATGCGCTGCCCGCGCAAATTCCTACGCACTTCGATATTAGCGGCAATGCCAATGGCTACACAGACAAGGCCAACATTTGGGTGGTGTGCGTTTTCTTGCCGCTGAGCACTTACCTGTTATTCCTGTTCATTCCTCGCTTCGACCCCAAGCAGCGGCTCGATGCCAACAACCCCAACTATCATAAGCTGATGCTGGCTTTTGTAGGGTTGCTGAGTGGAATAAGCGTGTATTGCTTGTATGTGGCTTTGCATCCGGCCGTGAAGCCCGGCCAGGGCATGGCTGTGGTATTGGGATTGTTTTTCGCGCTGGTGGGCAACTACCTCACTACTGTGCAACCCAATTACTTTGTGGGCTTCAAGACGCCGTGGGCGCTGGAGTTTCCGCGCATCTGGGCGCGCGTGCACCGCTTGGGCGGACGGTTGTTCTTTGCTAGCGGTTTGCTGAGTGCTGTGCTGGCGCTGCTTTTCCCAGTACAAATGGCTACCGTGGTGTTGCTAGTGGGTGCCTTTGCGTCGGTAGCGGTGGTGTATTGGTATTCATATTGGCTGTATAAAAAGGAAATGCAGGCTGTCCAAGCAGAATAA
- a CDS encoding ABC transporter permease/M1 family aminopeptidase has translation MFLPIFLFELKYRFRRPATWIYFGLFVLMAFLLVTAAGGGFPGANVSIGGNANVKLNAPHTISTIISVLSWIGVLVASALMSNSVYRDFEHRTHSLFFTTPISKWGYLGGRFWGSFVVAVVVFTGIGLGFWLATLMPWIKPEKLGPTHLSYYIWPYVVIVLPNLLFSGAVFFTMATLTRNILSTYIGSVVLLLSYIVAQSYLSDMDNEMLASALDAFGAGAIYFTTRYWTPAEKNTLLLPLSNYVLLNRLVWATVGLALLAFCFARFRFSVFSSDAKPSKRKAAILAAASEVAMPAPTQLRLPKVTQLFSNAMNWRQWWSLTKMEFRGIVRSVYFIAIVASGTIYLLVIGSQVGKMYGTTVFPVTNEVLDTLGGNFSLFILIIITYYSGELVWRERESNIAQITDALPVPNWVPFFSKLTALSMVQVVLLVVVLVCGLLVQTAKGYFHYEPLLYIKGLFGVRLIDFLLLCVLAMLVQVLVNNKYVGHFVMILYYAANIFREQLGINHHLLDYSGNPSIPYSAMNGYGHFVEGFAWFKVYWAAFALLLALASNLLWVRGTEAVPRWRWQEAGRRFRRPAWAAAGLGLLVLLVSGGFIFYNTNVLNEYRTPKALEQAQAVFEKKYRRYKDVAQPRITAVNLNTDIFPQERRVHFTGYFMLQNKTSRPLDSIHVSVPRFAKIRQLDFGPGARLVLNDSTYLYRIYQLGQPLAPGDSLRLNLDVAYQEKGFPNSGSNTEVVYNGTFFNSSYLPSLGYDEGRELSDDDVRKRNDLKPKPRMASVNDLKARQNTYISHDSDWIRFETTVSTSPDQIAIAPGYLQKEWTQNNRRYFRYKMDRPMLNFYSFLSARYAVKKDQWTDSVSGRTLPIEIYYQPGHEYNLDRMMRGVKESLSYFSRNFSPYQHRQVRILEFPQYASFAQSFANTIPFSESIGFIADVDDNDPEDIDYPFYVTSHEVAHQWWAHQVIGGDVQGSTLMSETMAQYSALMVMKHHYGAYTMQKFLKYELDRYLGAVQRNARRKCR, from the coding sequence ATGTTTCTACCCATATTCCTTTTTGAACTGAAGTACCGCTTTCGGCGGCCGGCCACCTGGATTTATTTCGGGCTGTTTGTGCTGATGGCGTTTCTGCTGGTGACAGCAGCGGGCGGCGGTTTTCCGGGCGCCAACGTCAGCATTGGGGGCAACGCCAACGTGAAGCTGAACGCACCGCACACCATCAGCACCATCATTTCGGTGCTGAGCTGGATTGGGGTGCTGGTGGCGTCGGCCCTGATGAGCAATTCCGTGTACCGCGACTTCGAGCACCGGACCCATTCCCTGTTTTTCACTACGCCCATCAGCAAATGGGGCTACCTCGGCGGCCGATTTTGGGGCTCGTTCGTGGTGGCCGTGGTGGTATTTACGGGCATCGGTCTGGGCTTCTGGTTAGCCACACTCATGCCCTGGATCAAGCCTGAGAAGCTCGGCCCGACGCACCTGAGCTACTACATTTGGCCCTATGTAGTGATTGTGCTGCCGAATCTGCTGTTTTCGGGCGCCGTGTTCTTTACGATGGCCACACTCACGCGCAATATCCTGAGCACCTACATCGGCTCGGTGGTGCTGCTGCTGAGCTACATCGTGGCCCAGTCGTACCTCTCCGACATGGACAACGAGATGCTGGCCTCGGCGCTGGATGCTTTTGGGGCAGGCGCCATCTACTTCACCACCCGCTATTGGACGCCAGCCGAAAAAAACACCCTGCTGCTGCCTCTAAGCAACTATGTGCTTCTAAACCGGTTGGTGTGGGCGACTGTGGGCTTGGCGTTACTGGCGTTTTGCTTCGCCCGGTTCCGGTTCTCAGTTTTCTCTTCGGACGCCAAGCCGAGTAAGCGCAAAGCTGCTATCCTAGCGGCAGCTTCTGAGGTGGCGATGCCAGCGCCCACGCAATTGCGGCTGCCGAAAGTAACTCAGTTGTTTAGCAACGCCATGAACTGGCGGCAGTGGTGGAGCCTCACCAAAATGGAGTTTCGTGGCATAGTGCGCAGTGTGTACTTTATTGCCATTGTGGCCTCGGGCACCATTTACCTGCTGGTGATTGGCAGCCAGGTAGGCAAAATGTACGGCACCACCGTGTTTCCCGTCACCAACGAAGTGCTGGACACGCTCGGTGGCAACTTCTCTTTGTTTATCCTGATTATCATCACCTACTACTCGGGCGAGCTAGTATGGCGAGAGCGAGAATCTAATATTGCTCAGATTACGGACGCGCTACCCGTGCCCAACTGGGTGCCGTTTTTCTCTAAGCTTACCGCGCTAAGTATGGTGCAGGTAGTGTTGCTGGTGGTAGTGTTGGTGTGCGGCCTACTGGTGCAAACGGCTAAGGGCTACTTCCACTACGAGCCGCTGCTCTATATAAAAGGCCTGTTTGGAGTGCGCTTGATTGATTTTCTGCTGCTGTGCGTGCTGGCTATGCTGGTGCAGGTGCTGGTCAACAACAAGTATGTGGGTCACTTCGTGATGATACTCTACTACGCGGCCAATATTTTCCGCGAGCAGCTAGGCATCAATCACCATCTGCTCGACTATAGCGGCAACCCCAGCATTCCGTACTCGGCCATGAATGGCTATGGGCACTTTGTGGAAGGCTTTGCGTGGTTTAAAGTGTATTGGGCAGCTTTTGCGCTGCTGTTGGCCTTGGCCTCCAACCTGCTGTGGGTGCGCGGCACCGAAGCCGTGCCACGCTGGCGCTGGCAAGAGGCGGGCCGCCGGTTCCGTCGTCCGGCTTGGGCAGCGGCGGGCTTAGGGCTGCTGGTGTTGTTGGTATCGGGTGGCTTTATCTTCTATAACACTAACGTCCTCAACGAGTACCGCACGCCCAAGGCCCTGGAGCAGGCGCAGGCAGTTTTCGAGAAGAAGTACCGCCGCTACAAGGATGTTGCGCAGCCGCGCATTACGGCCGTGAACCTGAACACCGACATCTTCCCGCAGGAACGACGGGTGCACTTCACCGGCTACTTCATGCTGCAAAACAAGACCAGCCGCCCGCTGGACTCGATACACGTGAGCGTACCGCGCTTCGCCAAGATCCGCCAGCTCGACTTCGGCCCCGGTGCCCGCCTCGTACTCAACGACTCAACGTACTTATACCGCATCTACCAGCTCGGCCAACCCCTGGCGCCCGGCGACTCGCTGCGCCTGAATCTGGACGTGGCGTATCAGGAAAAAGGGTTTCCCAACAGCGGCTCCAACACCGAGGTGGTCTACAACGGTACGTTTTTCAACAGCAGTTACCTGCCTTCTCTCGGCTACGACGAAGGCCGGGAGTTGAGTGATGATGACGTACGCAAACGCAATGACTTGAAGCCCAAGCCGCGCATGGCTTCCGTCAACGACCTGAAGGCGCGGCAGAACACCTACATCAGCCACGACTCCGACTGGATTCGCTTCGAAACCACCGTCAGTACCTCGCCCGACCAGATAGCCATTGCGCCCGGCTATTTGCAGAAGGAATGGACCCAGAACAACCGCCGCTACTTCCGCTACAAGATGGACCGGCCCATGCTCAACTTCTACTCCTTCCTCTCGGCCCGCTACGCCGTCAAGAAAGACCAGTGGACAGACTCGGTGAGTGGACGCACCCTGCCCATCGAAATCTATTACCAACCCGGCCACGAATACAACCTGGACCGCATGATGCGGGGCGTAAAAGAGTCACTGAGCTATTTCTCTCGCAACTTTAGCCCCTATCAACACCGGCAGGTGCGCATTCTGGAGTTTCCGCAGTATGCCTCATTTGCCCAGAGCTTCGCCAATACCATCCCCTTTTCCGAGAGCATCGGCTTCATTGCCGACGTGGACGACAACGACCCCGAAGACATCGACTACCCGTTCTACGTGACCTCGCACGAAGTCGCGCACCAGTGGTGGGCGCACCAGGTCATTGGCGGCGACGTGCAGGGCTCCACGCTCATGTCCGAAACGATGGCCCAGTATTCGGCGCTGATGGTGATGAAGCATCACTACGGCGCCTACACCATGCAGAAGTTTCTGAAGTATGAGCTGGACCGTTACCTCGGGGCCGTTCAGCGGAACGCAAGAAGGAAGTGCCGCTAG
- a CDS encoding ribonuclease H-like domain-containing protein, whose protein sequence is MRLLRNLSLDQVFVLDIETVPCVGCHDDLAEMLQHLWEHKCHALRREKGWISHASHIDPLPDHLHAAALFEQAGIYAEFGKIVCISLGCFYYDKQEQLRFYVKSFANHDETQLLREFSAVLEKKPQHLLCGHNSKEFDIPYISRRLLSNGLDLPPQLDTADKKPWEINHLDTLELWKFGDRKSFTSLSLLAAMFSIPTPKTISPAPM, encoded by the coding sequence ATGCGCCTGCTCCGCAACCTCTCGCTCGACCAGGTCTTTGTACTTGACATAGAAACCGTACCCTGCGTGGGTTGTCACGACGACTTAGCAGAGATGCTGCAGCATCTGTGGGAGCATAAGTGCCACGCTCTGCGCCGCGAAAAAGGCTGGATTTCGCACGCCTCGCACATCGACCCTTTGCCCGATCATCTGCACGCCGCTGCACTCTTCGAGCAAGCCGGCATCTACGCCGAGTTCGGTAAAATCGTGTGTATTTCACTTGGTTGCTTCTACTACGACAAGCAGGAGCAACTGCGCTTCTATGTCAAGTCCTTCGCCAACCACGACGAAACTCAGCTCCTGCGCGAGTTCTCGGCCGTTCTAGAAAAGAAGCCTCAGCACCTGCTATGCGGCCACAACAGTAAAGAGTTCGATATCCCGTACATCTCGCGTCGCCTGCTAAGTAATGGGCTCGACCTGCCGCCGCAACTCGACACAGCCGATAAAAAGCCCTGGGAAATAAATCACCTCGATACGCTGGAACTCTGGAAATTCGGCGACCGAAAGTCCTTCACTTCCCTGTCGTTGCTGGCCGCTATGTTCAGCATTCCTACCCCAAAGACGATATCACCGGCGCCGATGTAG
- a CDS encoding sensor histidine kinase — protein MGRLEWWGLSCYDPATNHFTTFRHDPKNPRSLPNNYVRTVFQDHQGRIWISTGGGGLSCYDAHTGAFTTFRADGRNPRSLSSNSVRSILQDQQGILWIGTEGGGFSRVDDPITGRFTTFRESDGLPNDVVYGIQQDQQGYLWLATNKGIARFAPRTRKFHTFDERDGLLQDEFNAAACHHSAAGVLYFGGVNGLVAFRPEEVHINPLPPPVVLTAFRKFNRPVELPDTVITERRVLRLSPEDKVFSLEFAALNFQIPEKNRYSYQLENFNKQWVPAGNHREATYTNLDPGTYTFRVVATNNDGVLNPQGAALSIIIEPPWHRTWWFQVGLSWVVFGLLFLVYRIRVGQLLTLERVRHGIARDLHDDMGSTLSSISILSQIARNHQRQQRPELAAAILEQIGESSRRMLDAMDDIVWAINPAHDSLDDVTARMRRFASEVLEARGIEFTFRADPSVQGLKLGMEARREFFLLFKEAVNNLAKYAQCQHAIILLAYHHGRLHLTVEDDGVGFDPNSPAQGGGNGLANMRTRATNLSGQLTIETAPGQGTKLHLTMPLGN, from the coding sequence GTGGGTAGGCTTGAATGGTGGGGGCTCAGTTGCTACGACCCCGCTACCAACCACTTCACCACCTTCCGCCACGACCCCAAGAATCCTCGGAGTCTGCCCAACAATTATGTGCGAACCGTATTTCAGGACCACCAAGGGCGAATATGGATTTCAACTGGCGGTGGGGGCCTTTCCTGCTACGATGCCCATACTGGGGCTTTTACCACTTTCCGCGCCGATGGACGCAACCCCCGCAGCTTAAGCAGCAACTCGGTGCGCTCTATTTTGCAGGACCAACAAGGCATACTCTGGATAGGCACGGAAGGCGGTGGCTTCTCTCGAGTAGATGACCCCATTACGGGCCGCTTTACCACGTTTCGGGAGAGCGACGGGCTTCCCAACGACGTGGTATACGGCATACAGCAAGACCAGCAAGGCTACTTGTGGCTTGCCACCAACAAAGGCATAGCGCGTTTTGCACCCCGCACCCGAAAATTTCACACGTTTGATGAGCGCGACGGCTTGCTGCAAGACGAGTTCAATGCTGCCGCTTGCCACCACTCCGCGGCGGGCGTCCTCTACTTTGGCGGAGTAAATGGGCTGGTCGCCTTCCGGCCAGAGGAGGTGCACATCAATCCCTTGCCGCCGCCAGTGGTCCTCACCGCATTTCGCAAGTTCAATCGGCCAGTTGAGTTGCCTGATACAGTTATCACGGAACGGCGCGTATTGCGCCTCTCGCCCGAGGACAAAGTTTTCTCACTGGAGTTTGCGGCGCTCAACTTCCAAATACCCGAAAAAAACCGCTATTCCTACCAACTCGAAAACTTCAACAAGCAGTGGGTGCCGGCCGGTAACCACCGTGAAGCCACCTACACCAATCTCGACCCGGGCACCTACACCTTTCGGGTGGTAGCCACCAACAACGACGGCGTATTAAACCCGCAAGGAGCGGCGTTGAGTATCATCATAGAGCCGCCCTGGCACCGAACGTGGTGGTTTCAGGTGGGCTTGAGCTGGGTGGTTTTTGGGCTCCTCTTTCTCGTGTACCGCATCAGAGTGGGCCAACTGCTGACCCTGGAGCGGGTTCGGCACGGCATTGCCCGCGACTTGCACGATGACATGGGCTCCACGCTCAGCAGCATTTCAATTCTGAGTCAAATTGCCCGCAACCACCAGCGTCAGCAGCGGCCCGAATTGGCGGCGGCCATCTTAGAACAAATCGGGGAGTCTTCGCGCCGCATGCTCGACGCCATGGACGACATCGTGTGGGCCATCAATCCCGCCCACGACTCGCTGGACGACGTGACGGCCCGTATGCGGCGCTTCGCCTCGGAAGTGCTGGAAGCTCGCGGCATCGAGTTTACTTTCCGTGCCGATCCTTCAGTACAAGGTCTCAAGCTAGGAATGGAAGCTCGCCGCGAATTCTTTCTGTTGTTCAAAGAAGCCGTGAACAACCTAGCCAAATATGCGCAGTGTCAGCACGCCATCATTCTACTTGCCTACCACCACGGCCGGCTGCACCTCACCGTTGAGGACGATGGCGTCGGCTTCGACCCGAATAGTCCGGCCCAGGGTGGTGGCAATGGCCTAGCGAATATGCGCACCCGGGCTACCAACCTTTCCGGCCAACTCACCATCGAAACCGCTCCCGGCCAAGGCACCAAACTACACCTGACCATGCCCCTTGGCAACTAA